TCCTTTTGACGCGCCGTCGGTGAAAACTTTAATCGTCAATCTTAATTATTAGTAATATATTTTTCGTCAATGAGAATTCTGCCGCATGCCTGACATGTGAATAATTTTTCTGCTGCACGAATTTCAATTGCGCGCTGCGGAGGAATTGAGTTATAGCATCCGCTGCAGTTTCCTCTTCGGACAACAGAAACAGCTTCGCCGCGAAGAGTATTATTAATTCTGCTGTACAGGTTTCGCAAATCTTCTTCAAGCCGGACCATCAGGTTATCTTTTTTATGGGTAAGCTCTGCTTCTTCCTGCTCGAATTCCTCGTTAAGATTACTGAGCTTTGCCTCATTTGCTTCGAGTTCGGTTTTCAATTCAGTCATTTCACGTTCGGCAGCTTCAATATCTCTTTTAAGAATTTCAGTTATGTCAGCAAGTTCTTTAATGCGCTTCTGATTTTTATCGATTATTTCAATTGAAGCATCGATTGATTTCATTATTGCATCATATTCCTTGTTTGACTTTGCGCTGTATTTTTGCTCGTCGTATTTCTTAACTTTTGCTTCTGTCTTTGTTATCTGCTTTGTAAGAGTTGCTTCCTCTTCCTGAAGTTTTTTGAGTTCGGCTTTTTTACCCGATATATCATTTTCAAACTCAAATAGATTGTTTTTCTGCTCGATAATAATATCAGGCAGGTCTCCCTTCTCATCATTGATGTCCTTTAAGTCGCCGTCTATTCTGCAAAGTTCATATAAGATGCGAAGCTCTTCTTCGATTTTGGGTTTGTTTTCAGTATCATTGAATTCGAAGTATTCAAGAACCCGTGATGAACCTGTATCAGGAACCTGCGGATTATCAATTCCGCTTGTTTCAGGGTTATCGTTAATGTTATTTTCAGTCATATTATGTTTTTACGATTTTAATATTTTTTTCCGATTGAAATAAAGATGTTTTTATTTTTAACTGCTTTAATTTTTTTAAGTCTTCTTCGTTAAACTCACGGGCGAAAACTGCAACTTTATTTATTTTATCTTTAA
The DNA window shown above is from Ignavibacteria bacterium and carries:
- a CDS encoding C4-type zinc ribbon domain-containing protein; its protein translation is MTENNINDNPETSGIDNPQVPDTGSSRVLEYFEFNDTENKPKIEEELRILYELCRIDGDLKDINDEKGDLPDIIIEQKNNLFEFENDISGKKAELKKLQEEEATLTKQITKTEAKVKKYDEQKYSAKSNKEYDAIMKSIDASIEIIDKNQKRIKELADITEILKRDIEAAEREMTELKTELEANEAKLSNLNEEFEQEEAELTHKKDNLMVRLEEDLRNLYSRINNTLRGEAVSVVRRGNCSGCYNSIPPQRAIEIRAAEKLFTCQACGRILIDEKYITNN